In a genomic window of Halalkalicoccus sp. CG83:
- a CDS encoding twin-arginine translocase subunit TatC, translating to MSEKRAFGEERAAIAAVFTTAQSHLRVVFVCFLAGFLFSFYALRVYVWDRMAAMTESRMDPATAAAQEIVVQTPFDVVLLQAKIGIIAGLLVALPPSIYLARGELRTRGYWPRAPIAFRTLFALGTASSLLFAGGVAYAYWLFFPVLLDFLAANALSAGVDPTWSIVMWTEFLLVLSVSFGLAAQLPLAMAALAYADVVPYETFREKWRHAVLGIFVFGAVFSPPDPFSQFMWAVPLTILYGISLALTRVIVGVSRSTTSVDSTLHELEGVDAADVRAAPDATFAGLPEEEALAAARRAMDRDDPAAAEAILERFDDASGSGTVGALDRGGTVDEKGTGSVWLAGLRELATEVREDDDVGGYAYDLYAVAGALRSKLRRLVLVFGVVLLATFGVLYEGGFGLLAGQFFSRVPAAVRLEESELVALHPVEVLLFQMEISTLVAVLAVVPLIAYYAWPTLAERELVRSRRRTILVWTGALGATFVAATLVGYLYVAPALLSYLVSDALRAGLIVSYRIDRVAWLVVYTTVGFGALACVPVGMWLLNRIGTVSYRGYRENWREVAISVLVLSSLLSPGVLSMLLAATSTMLAYAVGLLGLWLLTLGGRFDVPIGQES from the coding sequence GTGAGCGAGAAGAGGGCGTTCGGCGAGGAACGAGCAGCGATCGCGGCGGTGTTCACCACTGCGCAGTCGCATCTCCGTGTCGTCTTCGTCTGCTTTCTGGCGGGCTTCCTGTTCTCCTTCTACGCGCTTCGCGTCTACGTCTGGGACCGGATGGCCGCGATGACCGAGTCACGGATGGATCCGGCGACTGCCGCGGCTCAGGAGATCGTCGTCCAGACGCCGTTCGACGTCGTCCTCCTCCAGGCGAAGATCGGTATCATCGCCGGGTTGCTGGTCGCGCTCCCCCCGTCGATCTACCTCGCGCGCGGCGAGCTACGGACCCGGGGCTACTGGCCGCGGGCGCCGATCGCCTTCCGGACGTTGTTCGCGCTCGGAACGGCTTCGTCGCTGCTGTTCGCCGGCGGCGTCGCCTACGCCTACTGGTTGTTCTTCCCCGTGCTCCTGGATTTCCTCGCGGCCAACGCGCTCTCGGCCGGCGTCGATCCGACCTGGTCGATCGTCATGTGGACGGAGTTCCTCCTCGTGCTCTCGGTCTCCTTCGGGCTGGCCGCACAGCTCCCGCTGGCGATGGCCGCGCTCGCGTACGCCGACGTCGTCCCCTACGAGACGTTCCGCGAGAAGTGGCGCCACGCCGTGCTCGGCATCTTCGTCTTCGGTGCGGTCTTCTCGCCGCCGGACCCGTTCTCACAGTTCATGTGGGCCGTCCCGCTGACGATCCTCTACGGGATCAGCCTCGCGCTCACCCGGGTGATCGTCGGCGTAAGTCGATCGACCACGAGCGTCGATTCGACGCTCCACGAACTCGAGGGAGTCGACGCTGCCGACGTCCGGGCCGCTCCCGACGCGACGTTCGCCGGACTCCCCGAGGAGGAGGCGCTGGCCGCGGCTCGGCGAGCGATGGATCGTGACGATCCGGCGGCCGCGGAGGCGATTCTGGAGCGGTTCGACGACGCAAGCGGGTCCGGGACCGTGGGCGCCCTGGATCGAGGAGGGACCGTCGACGAGAAGGGGACCGGTTCGGTCTGGCTCGCGGGTCTCCGCGAACTCGCGACCGAGGTACGCGAGGACGACGACGTCGGCGGCTACGCCTACGACCTCTACGCGGTCGCTGGTGCGCTCCGATCGAAGCTCCGGCGGCTCGTCCTGGTCTTCGGCGTCGTGCTGCTGGCGACGTTCGGCGTCCTCTACGAGGGTGGGTTCGGCCTGCTCGCGGGGCAGTTCTTCTCGCGCGTGCCCGCCGCCGTCCGGCTCGAGGAGTCGGAGCTCGTCGCGCTCCACCCCGTCGAGGTGTTGCTGTTTCAGATGGAGATCAGCACCCTCGTCGCCGTGCTGGCCGTCGTTCCACTGATCGCCTACTACGCGTGGCCGACGCTCGCCGAGCGCGAACTGGTCCGTTCCCGCCGTCGAACGATCCTCGTCTGGACCGGCGCCCTCGGTGCGACGTTCGTCGCCGCCACGCTCGTCGGGTACCTCTACGTCGCCCCCGCGCTGCTCTCGTACCTCGTCTCGGACGCGCTGCGGGCGGGGCTGATCGTCTCGTATCGGATCGACCGCGTCGCCTGGCTCGTCGTTTACACCACGGTCGGGTTCGGTGCGCTCGCGTGCGTCCCCGTGGGAATGTGGCTCCTCAACCGCATCGGAACCGTCTCCTACCGTGGCTACCGGGAGAACTGGCGGGAGGTCGCGATAAGCGTCCTCGTGCTCTCGAGCCTGCTCTCGCCTGGCGTCCTCTCGATGCTGCTGGCGGCGACGTCGACGATGCTCGCCTACGCCGTGGGGCTGCTGGGACTGTGGCTCCTCACCCTCGGCGGTCGATTCGACGTACCGATCGGACAGGAGTCGTAG
- a CDS encoding YqaA family protein, with product MRGTIEGIQAVVETATGWPGIGIVFTYSFLIAFALPGPSEIVLVAPLDIAESRTLTLTIIILTSAVGKALGSLFAFHLGQEAKRAGPVTRWIERSRFDVISWSERRAVEIAQKYGYVGLGLALCVPFFPDTISIYAFAVLEESYPKFAVATFFGSLGRLVLTVTVFGGAISLL from the coding sequence ATGCGGGGAACCATCGAGGGAATCCAGGCCGTCGTCGAGACGGCGACCGGCTGGCCCGGTATCGGCATCGTCTTCACCTACTCCTTTCTCATCGCGTTCGCGCTGCCGGGACCCAGCGAGATCGTCCTCGTCGCGCCGCTCGATATCGCCGAATCGCGGACGCTGACGCTCACGATCATCATCCTCACCAGCGCGGTCGGCAAGGCGCTCGGGAGCCTGTTCGCCTTCCACCTCGGACAGGAGGCGAAGAGGGCGGGACCGGTCACCCGGTGGATCGAACGCTCGCGCTTCGACGTCATCTCGTGGTCGGAGAGACGGGCCGTCGAGATCGCCCAGAAGTACGGCTACGTGGGTCTCGGACTCGCGCTCTGCGTGCCGTTCTTCCCCGACACCATCTCGATCTACGCGTTCGCCGTCCTCGAGGAGAGCTACCCGAAGTTCGCCGTGGCGACGTTCTTCGGCAGCCTCGGCCGGCTCGTCCTGACGGTGACCGTCTTCGGCGGCGCGATCAGCCTCCTCTGA
- a CDS encoding MaoC family dehydratase → MPGLYYEEFEVGETIEHEKRRTVSERDNQAFCDMTMNQQPLHLDREFASGTEFGERLVNGLYTMSLAVGLTIPETTDGTIVANLSYDDVEHPAPVFHGDTIRVQSTVTDKHETSDGERGVVTMHVEAFNQNDELVCAFSRTVLSLKAPDGE, encoded by the coding sequence ATGCCCGGTCTGTACTACGAGGAGTTCGAGGTCGGCGAGACGATCGAGCACGAGAAACGCCGGACGGTGAGCGAACGCGACAACCAGGCGTTCTGTGACATGACGATGAACCAGCAGCCGCTCCACCTCGATCGGGAGTTCGCCTCGGGGACCGAGTTCGGCGAGCGGCTCGTCAATGGCCTCTATACCATGAGCCTCGCGGTCGGACTCACCATCCCCGAGACCACCGACGGAACGATCGTCGCCAACCTCTCGTACGACGACGTCGAGCATCCGGCGCCGGTCTTTCACGGGGATACGATCCGCGTCCAGTCGACCGTGACCGACAAACACGAGACCAGCGACGGCGAGCGGGGCGTCGTCACGATGCACGTCGAGGCGTTCAACCAGAACGACGAACTGGTCTGTGCGTTCTCCCGGACCGTGCTCTCGCTCAAGGCACCCGACGGGGAGTGA
- a CDS encoding HpcH/HpaI aldolase/citrate lyase family protein gives MVRRSVMFTPGDRPEMLRKAPESGADVVVLDLEDAVGPGRKQEARSAVTAVLDDPRFDPDAEVCVRVNPEFDDDLAILERARPDCLMLPKVASADDVDRLDRLVRERGGPLPVLALVESAAGVLAAPAIASHEATDALVFGAEDLAADVGATRTREGTEVLYARERVVIAASAAGVEAIDTVYTDIEDREGLSEETRFAAGLGYDGKMAIHPAQVDPINEAFTPDPEEVEWAERVLEARDDADREGRGVFRVDDEMIDAPLIAQAERVVERARAAADDRSP, from the coding sequence ATGGTCAGAAGAAGCGTCATGTTCACACCCGGCGATCGCCCCGAGATGCTCCGAAAGGCGCCGGAGTCGGGTGCGGACGTCGTCGTCCTCGATCTGGAGGACGCGGTCGGGCCCGGCCGAAAGCAGGAGGCTCGCTCTGCCGTCACGGCGGTCCTCGACGATCCGCGATTCGACCCGGACGCCGAGGTGTGCGTGCGGGTCAACCCCGAGTTCGACGACGACCTCGCGATCCTCGAGCGCGCTCGGCCCGATTGCCTGATGCTCCCGAAGGTCGCGAGCGCCGACGACGTCGATCGGCTCGATCGGCTGGTACGCGAGCGAGGCGGCCCGCTCCCGGTGCTCGCGCTCGTCGAGAGCGCCGCCGGCGTGCTCGCGGCGCCAGCGATCGCCTCCCACGAGGCTACGGACGCGCTCGTCTTCGGGGCCGAGGACCTCGCCGCGGACGTCGGCGCGACGCGCACTCGCGAGGGGACGGAGGTGCTCTACGCCCGTGAACGGGTCGTGATCGCCGCGAGCGCAGCCGGAGTGGAGGCGATCGACACGGTCTATACCGACATCGAGGACCGCGAGGGCCTGAGCGAGGAGACACGGTTCGCCGCCGGACTCGGCTACGACGGGAAGATGGCGATCCACCCCGCGCAGGTCGACCCGATCAACGAGGCGTTCACGCCCGACCCCGAGGAGGTGGAGTGGGCGGAGCGCGTCCTCGAGGCGCGCGACGACGCCGATCGGGAGGGACGGGGCGTCTTCCGGGTCGACGACGAGATGATCGACGCCCCGCTGATCGCCCAGGCCGAACGGGTCGTCGAGCGCGCCCGCGCGGCGGCCGACGATCGGAGCCCCTAG
- a CDS encoding DUF5658 family protein: protein MSLQGAVRAPASGLWSVLSRREGALWAVVAASMVADLLLTYYGVENGLTESNPVARAGFERFGYVALGALKLFALGIGLACRQLLPREYTAVVPLGLAIPWVAASLINAVVIGTMGR, encoded by the coding sequence ATGTCGTTACAGGGAGCGGTTCGTGCGCCGGCGAGCGGTCTCTGGTCAGTACTGTCGCGCCGCGAGGGCGCGCTCTGGGCGGTCGTCGCCGCGTCGATGGTCGCTGATCTCCTCTTGACCTACTACGGCGTCGAGAACGGGCTCACGGAGTCGAACCCGGTCGCACGAGCCGGCTTCGAGCGCTTCGGTTACGTCGCGCTCGGCGCGCTCAAACTGTTCGCCCTCGGGATCGGCCTCGCCTGCCGGCAGCTCCTGCCCCGGGAGTACACCGCCGTCGTCCCGCTCGGACTCGCGATTCCCTGGGTGGCCGCGTCGCTGATCAACGCCGTCGTGATCGGAACGATGGGTCGCTGA
- the arsN2 gene encoding arsenic resistance N-acetyltransferase ArsN2, with the protein MDETTLDLRRADGGDLSYVERLLERNGLPTEDVRSKPECFYVVYDGENRVGIGGLETDGSVGLLRSVVVDRSVRGRGYGARLCESLETKARDVGVETLYLLTTTASEFFSGRDYIEIDRSDAPDAVRRTTEFTDLCPTTATCMEKSL; encoded by the coding sequence ATGGACGAGACGACGCTCGACCTCCGGCGGGCCGACGGAGGGGACCTCTCCTACGTCGAACGGCTGCTCGAACGGAACGGGCTGCCTACCGAGGACGTACGATCGAAGCCCGAGTGTTTCTACGTCGTCTACGACGGCGAGAACAGAGTCGGCATCGGGGGCCTCGAGACCGACGGGAGCGTCGGGCTCCTCCGGTCGGTCGTCGTAGACCGGTCGGTCCGCGGACGCGGCTACGGGGCGCGGCTGTGTGAGAGCCTGGAGACCAAGGCTCGGGACGTCGGCGTCGAGACGCTGTATCTGCTCACGACGACCGCGTCCGAGTTCTTTTCGGGCCGCGATTACATCGAGATCGACCGATCCGATGCGCCGGACGCCGTCCGACGAACGACCGAGTTCACCGACCTCTGTCCCACGACGGCCACGTGTATGGAGAAGTCCCTGTAA